A single region of the Lycium barbarum isolate Lr01 chromosome 2, ASM1917538v2, whole genome shotgun sequence genome encodes:
- the LOC132628911 gene encoding uncharacterized protein LOC132628911 — MRSRYGLHIGYHKAWRSLQHAYNVIIGSPENNYTLLPQYLHMMKLRNPGTVANIKWTADNKFKYAFFAYGASIGGWKHCRPVMMVDATFLKSKYRGVLMIAVANDGNNNIFPLAFGIADSENNESYRWFFRHVKKVFGTRKDLSILSDRHSSIATAIKELYPDTQHGICIYHMEKNLQKYFPSEAILSLFYNATTTYKQAEFRTYMSQMQQIDPKAAEYIEEEPPERWARITVFAGENGKPKVVSQRLHPG, encoded by the exons ATGAGAAGCAGATATGGCTTGCACATTGGTTACCACAAAGCATGGCGTTCCCTCCAACACGCTTATAATGTCATAATAGGAAGCCCAGAAAATAACTACACACTtctaccgcaatatcttcacatgATGAAATTAAGAAATCCTGGAACAGTTGCTAACATCAAATGGACCGCTGACAATAAGTTTAAATATGCTTTTTTCGCGTATGGAGCATCAATTGGGGGTTGGAAACACTGCAGACCAGTAATGATGGTGGATGCAACCTTCTTGAAATCAAAATACCGCGGTGTGCTCATGATAGCAGTAGCAAATGATGGaaacaacaacatatttcctcTCGCATTTGGTATTGCAGACTCTGAGAATAATGAATCCTACAGGTGGTTCTTCAGACACGTGAAAAAGGTGTTTGGCACGCGCAAAGACCTATCAATTCTTTCCGATCGCCACTCGTCAATTGCAACTGCAATCAAAGAACTGTATCCAGATACCCAGCATGGAATATGCATCTACCACATGGAGAAGAACTTGCAGAAATATTTCCCATCCGAAGCGATCCTATCACTGTTCTACAATGCAACAACTACATACAAACAGGCAGAGTTTCGTACCTATATGTCACAGATGCAACAAATCGATCCAAAAGCTGCAGAATACATAGAAGAAGAACCACCGGAAAGATGGGCAC GTATAACAGTTTTTGCCGGGGAAAATGGCAAACCAAAAGTGGTATCTCAAAGACTACATCCTG gcTGA